CTCGGCCACCACTTCATCTTCAAAGCGCTGTCGCTGCGCATCAGCGACCCGGCCGCCCTCCGGGTCGGCTCCGGGCCGCTCGCGGCGGTCCTCGACGTCAAGGTCGTGACCCCCGCCGGCGCGCGGAACCCGCGCCGCTTCGACGCCCGCTTCGACATGGTGATCGAGGTCGGCGGCCGGGAGTGCGCCCGCGCCTCCGCCGGGGTCGTCGTGATCGACGGCGTACGGTACGGGCGACTGCGGCAGCGCGGCCGGATCGCGGAGACCGTCCCGCAGACGAGTGCCCCGGCGTACGGGGCGGGCGCCGGCGACGACCGGGCGGTGTTGCTCCCCGTACCCGCCGAAGAGGCGCGGCCCCTGCCGGACGGCACCCGGGAATGGCGGCTGCACGTCGACCCCACGCACCCCGGCTACTTCGAGCACCCCTCGGACCACGTGCCCGGGATGCTGCTCCTGGAGGCCTTCCGACAGGCGGCCCGACAGACGGCTCGGCAGACGGCTCAGGGGACGGCGGGAGGTGCGGCGCTGACCACGCTGACCTCTCTGGACGCCGAATTCGCCGTCTTCGGCGAGCTGGCCGAGGCCGTGGCCGTCGAGGCCACGGCGGGGGAGGACGGCCGGGTGCGCCTCTCCGCCACCCAGGGCGCACGCGTCCTCGCCACGGCCGTGGCCCGGTGCGCGTGACCGTGCGGCGAAAGGTCCAGGGGAAGAACGGACGAGCGTAGAAAGGCAGAAGGATGGAACTCCAGCACTTACGGGCCTTCCGCGAAGTGGCCCGGGAACTCAGCTTCACCCGCGCGGCCCACAACCTGCACTACTCCCAGCCCGCGGTGACCGCGCAGATCAAGGGCCTGGAAGAGGACATGGGAGCCTCGCTGTTCCAGCGGCGCGGCAACCGTTCCGTG
The DNA window shown above is from Streptomyces vietnamensis and carries:
- a CDS encoding ScbA/BarX family gamma-butyrolactone biosynthesis protein; this encodes MSIGVLQTALPAGPLASTADSLALTAEPLASTIEPLASTIEQPAPAVERLQSMIRQVKDGLSFDRTISRRFVHRASVTEVFLTDAAAAGADRFLVGAQLPRNHALYRPEETGQCDFMLLVETVRQAGIFLSHRYHDVPLGHHFIFKALSLRISDPAALRVGSGPLAAVLDVKVVTPAGARNPRRFDARFDMVIEVGGRECARASAGVVVIDGVRYGRLRQRGRIAETVPQTSAPAYGAGAGDDRAVLLPVPAEEARPLPDGTREWRLHVDPTHPGYFEHPSDHVPGMLLLEAFRQAARQTARQTAQGTAGGAALTTLTSLDAEFAVFGELAEAVAVEATAGEDGRVRLSATQGARVLATAVARCA